The Haloarchaeobius amylolyticus genome window below encodes:
- the citZ gene encoding citrate synthase yields MSDDLKKGLEGVLVAESELSFIDGDEGRLIYRGYAIEDLARDASYEEVLYLLWHGTLPNREELDDFTAQMAAERHVDDGVLSTVRELAEQDEEPMAALRTAVSQLSAYDPDAEADPTDEAANLRKGRRITAKIPTILAAFVRIRDGEEPVEPRDDLSHAANFLYMLNGEEPDDVLAETFDMALVLHADHGLNASTFTTMVISSTLADVHSTIPGGIGALSGSLHGGANQDVMEALLELDESGKDPVEWVEDRLDAGERVPGFGHRVYNVKDPRAKILSEKSAELGEAAGTPQWHDYSVAIEEYLTEEKGLAPNVDFYSASTYYQMGIPIDIYTPIFVMSRVGGWIAHVLEQYDDNRLIRPRARYTGPMDEEFVDVDER; encoded by the coding sequence ATGTCTGACGACCTCAAGAAAGGGCTGGAGGGCGTTCTGGTCGCCGAATCGGAACTGAGCTTCATCGACGGTGACGAAGGGCGTCTCATCTATCGCGGGTACGCCATCGAGGACCTGGCCCGCGACGCCAGCTACGAGGAGGTCCTCTACCTCCTCTGGCACGGGACACTTCCCAATCGCGAGGAACTCGACGACTTCACGGCGCAGATGGCCGCCGAGCGCCACGTCGACGACGGCGTGCTGTCGACGGTCCGCGAACTCGCCGAGCAGGACGAGGAGCCGATGGCCGCGCTCCGGACCGCCGTCTCGCAGCTCTCCGCGTACGACCCCGACGCCGAGGCCGACCCCACCGACGAGGCCGCGAACCTCCGCAAGGGTCGCCGCATCACGGCGAAGATCCCGACCATCCTCGCCGCGTTCGTCCGCATCCGCGACGGCGAGGAGCCGGTCGAGCCGCGCGACGACCTGAGCCACGCCGCGAACTTCCTCTACATGCTGAACGGCGAGGAGCCCGACGACGTGCTCGCCGAGACGTTCGACATGGCGCTGGTGCTCCACGCCGACCACGGCCTGAACGCCTCGACGTTCACCACGATGGTCATCTCCTCGACGCTCGCGGACGTCCACTCCACGATTCCGGGGGGCATCGGCGCCCTCTCGGGGAGCCTGCACGGCGGCGCGAACCAGGACGTGATGGAGGCGCTGCTCGAACTCGACGAGTCCGGGAAGGACCCCGTCGAGTGGGTCGAGGACCGCCTCGACGCCGGCGAGCGCGTCCCCGGGTTCGGCCACCGCGTCTACAACGTCAAGGACCCCCGCGCGAAGATCCTCTCGGAGAAGTCCGCGGAACTCGGCGAGGCCGCCGGGACGCCCCAGTGGCACGACTACTCGGTCGCCATCGAGGAGTACCTCACCGAGGAGAAGGGCCTCGCGCCGAACGTCGACTTCTACTCCGCCTCGACGTACTACCAGATGGGCATCCCCATCGACATCTACACGCCTATCTTCGTGATGAGCCGCGTCGGCGGCTGGATCGCCCACGTGCTGGAGCAGTACGACGACAACCGGCTCATCCGGCCGCGTGCGCGGTACACGGGCCCGATGGACGAGGAGTTCGTCGACGTCGACGAGCGGTAA
- a CDS encoding potassium channel family protein encodes MDAGDVEYEPVSVKEVLAEMKDTAELMIDLSFSAVLLGSSEVAEEVLELEDRMDVLQMRARMSLMMAARSPEDAEELAPVLGMVGATEKISDATGDIAKVVLEEIGLPDAIRTTLPEAVETVVRARLTADSRFTGQRLGELNLETETGVRVIAMRRGGDWLLSPGKDTVLQTSDVLLLRGAEENVAAVYATVTGGEFVPPEAVEEGIDDLERAVDSIVLMKNMSELAVDVAYGSVLYGSEALAEEVAELEAEVDALESRFEAWVLQAAERVDDPVDLRGLMHLAGATEVISDAALEISEGVLRGMGTHPVVAEAVFESDEVIVRLTVAAGSQLAGTTLGEQTVRTDTGMRVIAVRHRDDAGNDWEIMPGPQTELRVGDVFMAKGTRTGATRLAELVGDDSLEDFE; translated from the coding sequence ATGGACGCCGGTGACGTCGAGTACGAGCCCGTGAGCGTCAAGGAGGTGCTCGCGGAGATGAAGGACACCGCCGAGTTGATGATCGACCTCTCGTTCTCCGCGGTCCTGCTGGGGAGCAGCGAGGTCGCCGAGGAGGTGCTCGAACTCGAGGACCGGATGGACGTGCTGCAGATGCGGGCGCGCATGAGCCTGATGATGGCGGCGCGCTCGCCCGAGGACGCCGAGGAACTCGCGCCCGTCCTCGGGATGGTCGGTGCGACCGAGAAGATCAGCGACGCGACCGGCGACATCGCGAAGGTCGTCCTCGAGGAGATCGGCCTTCCGGACGCCATCCGGACGACGCTGCCGGAGGCCGTCGAGACGGTCGTGCGGGCGCGCCTGACCGCCGACTCCCGGTTCACCGGGCAGCGCCTCGGCGAGTTGAACCTGGAGACCGAGACGGGCGTCCGGGTCATCGCCATGCGCCGCGGCGGCGACTGGCTCCTGAGCCCGGGGAAGGACACCGTCCTCCAGACGAGCGACGTGCTGTTGCTCCGCGGCGCCGAGGAGAACGTCGCGGCGGTGTACGCCACGGTCACCGGCGGCGAGTTCGTCCCGCCGGAGGCCGTCGAGGAGGGCATCGACGACCTCGAACGCGCCGTCGACTCAATCGTCCTCATGAAGAACATGAGCGAACTCGCGGTCGACGTGGCCTACGGCTCGGTGCTGTACGGGAGCGAGGCGCTGGCCGAGGAGGTCGCCGAACTCGAGGCGGAGGTCGACGCGCTCGAATCGCGCTTCGAGGCGTGGGTCCTGCAGGCCGCCGAACGGGTCGACGACCCGGTCGACCTGCGCGGACTGATGCACCTCGCGGGCGCGACCGAGGTCATCAGCGACGCCGCACTCGAGATCTCCGAGGGCGTGCTCCGCGGGATGGGCACGCACCCGGTCGTGGCCGAGGCGGTCTTCGAGTCCGACGAGGTCATCGTCCGGCTCACGGTCGCCGCCGGCAGCCAGCTCGCGGGCACCACGCTCGGCGAGCAGACCGTCCGGACCGACACTGGCATGCGCGTCATCGCGGTCCGACACCGCGACGACGCCGGGAACGACTGGGAGATCATGCCCGGCCCACAGACGGAGCTCCGGGTCGGCGACGTGTTCATGGCGAAGGGGACCCGCACCGGCGCGACCCGGCTGGCCGAACTCGTCGGCGACGACTCACTCGAGGACTTCGAATAG
- a CDS encoding DUF7536 family protein, producing the protein MSENTDTGEDRPGRPPMVQFFAALGAGRNVKIGVASGLVLAFALFAFFVALPGLMADVRPRTGSPLLYVVLGFVVFVSTAMFVATVLTARNAVGAVMSPPKWVRRGGTVGALGGLVWLALTDLAVLAETTSLVGAAPSAATLSAASLLLLPGIWAVYTKVKFVAGDLGRLAAVVSVVGLLTVHVGALLTPEPVLATTRTPIATPFAIGLGILLAGTGLFGLAARDELGGIALVAAAALPVSAVGFAAVAVASPPAIVGLLTVPPLGLAWVLLGKACRDAPTPAGWEPADDEELFEVLE; encoded by the coding sequence GTGAGCGAGAACACCGACACCGGCGAGGACCGCCCGGGCCGGCCGCCGATGGTCCAGTTCTTCGCGGCGCTGGGCGCCGGCCGGAACGTGAAGATCGGCGTCGCGAGCGGCCTCGTCCTCGCGTTCGCCCTGTTCGCCTTCTTCGTCGCCCTCCCGGGGCTCATGGCGGACGTCCGCCCCCGGACCGGCTCGCCGCTCCTGTACGTGGTGCTCGGGTTCGTCGTCTTCGTCTCGACCGCGATGTTCGTCGCGACCGTGCTCACGGCGCGGAACGCCGTCGGCGCGGTCATGTCGCCGCCGAAGTGGGTGCGCCGGGGCGGGACCGTCGGCGCGCTGGGCGGCCTCGTCTGGCTCGCCCTCACCGACCTCGCGGTGCTCGCCGAGACGACCTCGCTGGTCGGCGCGGCCCCCTCGGCCGCGACGCTGTCGGCCGCCTCGCTGTTGCTCCTGCCGGGTATCTGGGCGGTCTACACGAAGGTGAAGTTCGTCGCCGGCGACCTCGGTCGGCTCGCCGCCGTCGTCTCGGTCGTCGGCCTGTTGACGGTCCACGTCGGCGCGCTGTTGACCCCGGAGCCGGTGCTGGCGACGACCCGGACGCCGATCGCGACCCCGTTCGCCATCGGCCTCGGCATCCTGCTCGCGGGGACGGGCCTGTTCGGGCTCGCGGCCCGCGACGAACTCGGCGGCATCGCGCTGGTCGCGGCCGCCGCACTGCCCGTCTCCGCGGTCGGGTTCGCCGCCGTCGCGGTCGCGTCGCCCCCGGCCATCGTGGGCCTGTTGACGGTGCCACCGCTCGGGCTCGCCTGGGTACTGCTCGGGAAAGCGTGCCGTGACGCCCCGACGCCCGCCGGCTGGGAGCCGGCCGACGACGAGGAACTATTCGAAGTCCTCGAGTGA
- a CDS encoding MFS transporter — protein sequence MTERDTPGALTYFRQFFALERDVFVLSVAMFAFSLGFQMTGRYMGEYIVALGGTSVVVGLYGSFGNLIGAVYPYPGGAISDRIGSRTALTVFGFASAVGFALWLFAEQLAVGPVPAWAWIFVGLVFAQAWKSFGLGATFAIVKQSVPNDRLATGFASTETFRRVAFLVGPLVAAGLVAAYGFDLGFRYVIGVALAAAVVATVAQHILYEAEGDSFGKEFAGVAQIREDLASLPDPLRPLLVGDTLVRFANGMVYVFAVLVVTRELRTTATIFGVFLAPEALFGVFLAVEMAVALLTMVPVAKLTQRSGLVPAVGLGFLVYSVFPVLLVNAPEGGLTVAGVALSEAVVVGAIWAFSGLRFAGLPAHKALIVGPAEKDAGGRVTGSYYLVRNAITIPSAAVGGWLYSTGGLALAGLALSGPQLAFTLATGVGLLGTAYFLLRGEEFEAYA from the coding sequence GTGACAGAAAGAGACACGCCGGGGGCACTCACGTACTTCCGCCAGTTCTTCGCGCTGGAGCGCGACGTGTTCGTGCTCTCGGTGGCGATGTTCGCGTTCAGCCTCGGCTTCCAGATGACGGGCCGGTACATGGGCGAGTACATCGTCGCACTCGGCGGGACCTCGGTCGTCGTCGGCCTGTACGGGAGCTTCGGGAACCTCATCGGGGCGGTGTATCCCTACCCCGGCGGGGCCATCTCGGACCGTATCGGCTCACGGACCGCCCTGACCGTCTTCGGGTTCGCCTCCGCGGTCGGCTTCGCCCTGTGGCTGTTCGCCGAGCAACTGGCCGTCGGCCCGGTGCCGGCGTGGGCGTGGATCTTCGTCGGCCTCGTCTTCGCGCAGGCGTGGAAGTCCTTCGGCCTCGGTGCGACGTTCGCCATCGTGAAGCAGTCGGTGCCGAACGACCGGCTCGCCACCGGCTTCGCCAGCACCGAGACCTTCCGGCGCGTGGCGTTCCTCGTCGGCCCCCTCGTCGCGGCGGGGCTCGTCGCCGCCTACGGGTTCGACCTCGGCTTCCGGTACGTCATCGGGGTCGCGCTGGCCGCGGCGGTCGTCGCGACCGTGGCACAGCACATCCTCTACGAGGCCGAGGGCGACTCCTTCGGCAAGGAGTTCGCGGGCGTCGCCCAGATACGCGAGGACCTCGCGAGCCTGCCCGACCCACTGCGCCCCCTGCTCGTCGGGGACACCCTCGTCCGGTTCGCCAACGGGATGGTGTACGTGTTCGCGGTGCTGGTCGTCACCAGAGAACTCCGGACCACGGCGACGATATTCGGCGTCTTCCTCGCCCCCGAGGCGCTGTTCGGGGTGTTCCTCGCGGTCGAGATGGCGGTGGCGCTGCTGACGATGGTCCCCGTGGCGAAGTTGACCCAGCGCTCCGGGCTGGTCCCCGCTGTCGGCCTCGGCTTCCTCGTCTACTCCGTCTTCCCGGTGCTGCTCGTGAACGCGCCCGAGGGCGGCCTGACCGTCGCCGGCGTCGCCCTCTCCGAGGCGGTCGTCGTCGGCGCCATCTGGGCGTTCTCCGGGCTCCGGTTCGCCGGCCTCCCGGCGCACAAGGCGCTCATCGTCGGCCCCGCCGAGAAGGACGCCGGCGGGCGCGTCACGGGGTCGTACTATCTCGTCCGCAACGCCATCACCATCCCGAGTGCCGCGGTCGGCGGCTGGCTCTACAGCACCGGTGGGCTCGCGCTGGCTGGCCTCGCCCTCTCCGGACCGCAACTCGCGTTCACCCTCGCCACCGGGGTCGGCCTGCTCGGGACGGCGTACTTCCTGCTCCGTGGCGAGGAGTTCGAGGCGTACGCCTGA
- a CDS encoding succinylglutamate desuccinylase/aspartoacylase family protein, which produces MTTLGTASAAPGEVDTGRLTVGETRDGSPVGLPVAVVNGERDGRTLYMQAVSDGNELNGVGVVREVFPQLDPAALAGEIRVVGIVNYHGFQIDSHRNPIDDTKLNRTYPGDHDGTSSERIAAATFDAARDADLILDLHQGSDSRMINETRVRCGRRHRLHQKCLELAKVFGAGHILDQKGPDGQLARAGPDEGIPTIDPELGGTVGFDHESIRIGVEGVFNVLKYYDFLDEEATTETQTRAKGFDQYGSPAGGLVRFEHDLGEEVDRGDVLFTVTDPFGQLKAEVTADSTGIFWRARRLPQVATGEYVCSVGTDIDSY; this is translated from the coding sequence ATGACGACCCTGGGAACCGCGAGCGCGGCCCCCGGCGAGGTCGACACCGGTCGCCTGACCGTCGGGGAGACCCGCGACGGCAGCCCGGTCGGCCTCCCCGTCGCCGTGGTCAACGGCGAGCGGGACGGCCGGACCCTCTACATGCAGGCCGTGAGCGACGGGAACGAGTTGAACGGCGTCGGCGTGGTGCGCGAGGTGTTCCCCCAGCTGGACCCCGCGGCCCTGGCCGGCGAGATACGCGTCGTCGGTATCGTGAACTACCACGGCTTCCAGATCGACTCCCACCGCAACCCCATCGACGACACGAAGCTCAACCGCACCTACCCCGGCGACCACGACGGCACCTCCTCCGAGCGCATCGCCGCCGCGACGTTCGACGCGGCCCGCGACGCCGACCTCATCCTCGACCTCCACCAGGGGTCGGACAGCCGGATGATAAACGAGACGCGGGTGCGCTGTGGCCGCCGCCACCGCCTGCACCAGAAGTGCCTCGAACTCGCGAAGGTGTTCGGCGCCGGCCACATCCTCGACCAGAAGGGCCCCGACGGCCAGCTGGCACGCGCCGGCCCCGACGAGGGCATCCCGACCATCGACCCCGAGTTGGGCGGGACCGTCGGCTTCGACCACGAGAGCATCCGCATCGGCGTCGAGGGCGTGTTCAACGTGCTGAAGTACTACGACTTCCTCGACGAGGAGGCGACGACCGAGACCCAGACCCGCGCGAAGGGATTCGACCAGTACGGCTCGCCCGCGGGCGGCCTCGTCCGGTTCGAGCACGACCTCGGCGAGGAGGTCGACCGCGGCGACGTCCTCTTCACCGTCACCGACCCGTTCGGCCAGCTGAAGGCCGAAGTGACCGCCGACTCGACCGGTATCTTCTGGCGCGCCCGCCGGCTCCCGCAGGTCGCGACCGGCGAGTACGTCTGTTCCGTCGGCACCGACATCGACTCCTACTGA
- a CDS encoding threonine synthase: protein MQHLYCPECGTEHEASPDEPWRCPRDGHALDLETPPLPDGNPLPVSQLDTRRGLWTFHEFIPVEQRVTLGEGFTPLVDAPDWDAEFKLEYVSPTGSFKDRGATTTLSRAAGLGVEKVIEDSSGNAGSAIATYAARAGIEADVYVPADVKQSKLMAIQRSGARPVRVEGTREDVTKAAIDAVENGEGWYASHAWNPAFYAGTMTFAIELAAQRDWSAPDAVVTPVGHGTLLLGAYRGFDVLERAGIIDSMPRLLGAQAAGYAPIADHFHADVEAEDDHPNEMADGIQIREPARTDQLVDALEATGGDCIALGENIVENTLDALHRNGFYVEPTCATAPAALTKYREMGVVDDDDDVVVPLTGSGLTTL from the coding sequence ATGCAGCACCTCTACTGCCCCGAGTGTGGCACCGAACACGAAGCGAGCCCCGACGAACCGTGGCGCTGTCCCCGCGACGGCCACGCGCTCGACCTCGAGACACCCCCGCTCCCGGACGGGAACCCACTGCCCGTCAGCCAGCTGGACACCCGCCGCGGCCTCTGGACCTTCCACGAGTTCATCCCGGTCGAACAGCGCGTCACCCTCGGCGAGGGCTTCACGCCCCTCGTCGACGCGCCCGACTGGGACGCCGAGTTCAAACTGGAGTACGTCTCGCCCACCGGCTCGTTCAAGGACCGCGGCGCGACGACGACGCTCTCGCGGGCGGCCGGCCTCGGCGTCGAGAAGGTCATCGAGGACTCCTCGGGTAACGCCGGCTCGGCCATCGCGACCTACGCGGCCCGCGCCGGCATCGAGGCCGACGTGTACGTCCCGGCCGACGTGAAGCAGTCGAAGCTCATGGCCATCCAGCGCTCGGGCGCCCGCCCGGTCCGGGTCGAGGGCACCCGCGAGGACGTGACGAAGGCGGCCATCGACGCCGTCGAGAACGGCGAGGGCTGGTACGCCAGCCACGCCTGGAACCCCGCGTTCTACGCCGGCACGATGACGTTCGCCATCGAACTCGCCGCCCAGCGCGACTGGAGCGCCCCCGACGCCGTCGTCACCCCGGTCGGTCACGGCACCCTCCTGCTGGGGGCCTACCGCGGCTTCGACGTGCTCGAACGCGCCGGCATCATCGACTCGATGCCCCGGCTGCTCGGCGCCCAGGCCGCCGGCTACGCCCCCATCGCCGACCACTTCCACGCCGACGTGGAGGCCGAGGACGACCACCCCAACGAGATGGCCGACGGCATCCAGATCCGCGAGCCCGCCCGCACGGACCAGCTCGTCGACGCCCTCGAGGCCACCGGCGGCGACTGCATCGCCCTCGGCGAGAACATCGTCGAGAACACGCTGGACGCCCTGCACCGCAACGGCTTCTACGTCGAACCGACCTGTGCGACCGCGCCCGCCGCGCTCACGAAGTACCGCGAGATGGGCGTCGTCGACGATGACGACGACGTGGTCGTTCCCCTCACCGGGAGCGGCCTCACGACGCTCTGA
- a CDS encoding NUDIX domain-containing protein, producing MTRQPAAFCPDCGTATTSRHVDGRDRRFCPACEQVVWHNPIPTAGVAVVGDEGVLLGQRAVAPGVGEWGVPGGHMEADETPEEAAARELEEETGVSVDPDALTLLETFTTGPFAGKYIVSIGFAVRAEETTGEPEPLNEVLDVGWFTPESVAASDAVLHEDHAQRLRFAWERFG from the coding sequence GTGACGAGGCAGCCCGCCGCCTTCTGCCCGGACTGCGGGACCGCGACCACCAGCCGCCACGTCGACGGTCGCGACCGCCGGTTCTGTCCCGCCTGCGAGCAGGTGGTCTGGCACAATCCCATCCCGACCGCGGGCGTCGCCGTGGTCGGCGACGAGGGTGTGCTGCTCGGTCAGCGCGCCGTCGCACCCGGCGTCGGCGAGTGGGGCGTCCCCGGCGGCCACATGGAGGCCGACGAGACCCCCGAGGAGGCCGCCGCCCGCGAACTCGAAGAGGAGACCGGCGTCAGCGTCGACCCGGACGCGCTGACCCTCCTCGAGACGTTCACGACCGGGCCGTTCGCCGGGAAGTACATCGTCTCCATCGGGTTCGCGGTCCGCGCCGAGGAGACGACGGGCGAGCCCGAGCCCCTGAACGAGGTCCTCGACGTGGGCTGGTTCACGCCCGAGTCGGTCGCCGCCAGCGACGCGGTCCTGCACGAGGACCACGCCCAGCGCCTGCGGTTCGCGTGGGAACGGTTTGGGTAG